One Thermicanus aegyptius DSM 12793 DNA segment encodes these proteins:
- a CDS encoding SpoVR family protein — translation MKEEERVKLRRAIEEIMEIARGFGLDFFPMRYEIVPADILYTFGAYGMPTRFSHWSFGKAFHRMKLQYDLGLSKIYELIINSDPSYAFLLEGNSLIQNKLIVAHVLAHSDFFKNNLRFRNTNRQMVESMAASAERIRRYEIQYGRKRVEEFLDAAISIQEHVDPSLTTPRLSWKDVPLEEPKKERKRRSPYEDLWGLDETEKKEAESPFPLVRAKIPPKPEKDLVLFIEEFSSVLEPWQRDILTILHDEMLYFWPQLETKIMNEGWASYWHQRILREMDLTEAETIEYAKLNAGVVQPSLHHLNPYHLGLKIYEDIERRWDHPSEEERRRFHRLPGKGRQKIFEVRELDSDLSFLRNYLTKDLVEEMDLYIYAKQGSEWTITDKNWENVRDLLVASRVNGGFPYIAVEDGDYNRNGELLLAHYYEDLELDVKYIEKTLPYVYTLWGRPVHLKTVIENKEVLFTYDGKKNSRKFY, via the coding sequence GTGAAAGAAGAGGAACGCGTGAAACTACGTCGGGCGATTGAGGAGATCATGGAGATCGCCAGGGGGTTCGGCCTTGATTTCTTTCCCATGCGGTACGAGATCGTTCCGGCGGATATTCTTTACACCTTCGGCGCCTATGGGATGCCGACCCGCTTTTCCCACTGGAGCTTCGGAAAGGCCTTTCACAGGATGAAGCTGCAATATGATCTGGGTCTCTCCAAGATCTATGAACTCATCATCAACTCCGATCCCAGCTACGCCTTTCTCCTGGAAGGAAACTCCCTCATCCAGAATAAATTGATCGTCGCCCATGTCCTCGCCCATTCCGATTTCTTCAAGAACAATCTCCGCTTCCGAAACACCAACCGCCAGATGGTAGAAAGCATGGCGGCCAGTGCGGAACGGATCCGCCGGTACGAGATCCAGTATGGGAGGAAAAGGGTGGAGGAATTCCTGGATGCCGCCATAAGCATACAGGAGCATGTGGACCCCTCCCTTACCACCCCGCGCCTATCCTGGAAGGATGTACCTTTGGAAGAGCCAAAGAAAGAGAGAAAAAGACGAAGTCCTTATGAAGATCTATGGGGACTTGATGAAACCGAAAAGAAGGAAGCAGAGAGCCCTTTTCCTCTTGTCCGTGCCAAAATTCCTCCAAAACCGGAAAAGGATCTCGTCCTCTTCATTGAGGAATTTAGTTCGGTTCTGGAGCCCTGGCAGAGGGATATCCTCACCATCCTCCATGATGAGATGCTCTATTTCTGGCCCCAATTGGAAACGAAGATCATGAATGAAGGGTGGGCCTCCTACTGGCATCAACGCATCCTCCGGGAGATGGATCTCACCGAGGCGGAGACCATTGAGTATGCGAAACTGAACGCTGGTGTGGTACAGCCCTCCCTCCATCATCTGAATCCCTACCACCTGGGTCTTAAAATCTACGAGGACATCGAGAGGCGATGGGACCATCCCAGCGAAGAGGAGCGGAGGCGGTTTCACCGCCTCCCGGGGAAAGGAAGGCAAAAGATCTTTGAAGTACGGGAACTGGATTCCGATCTCTCCTTCCTGCGCAATTACCTGACCAAAGATTTGGTGGAGGAGATGGACCTCTACATTTACGCGAAACAGGGGAGTGAATGGACGATCACGGATAAGAACTGGGAAAACGTCCGGGACCTCCTCGTGGCATCCAGGGTGAATGGAGGTTTCCCCTACATCGCGGTGGAGGATGGGGATTACAACCGGAACGGGGAGCTCCTCCTCGCCCACTACTACGAAGATCTGGAACTGGATGTGAAATATATAGAAAAAACCCTTCCCTATGTCTACACCCTCTGGGGAAGGCCGGTTCACCTGAAAACGGTGATCGAAAACAAAGAAGTCCTCTTCACCTACGACGGGAAGAAGAACTCGAGAAAATTTTATTGA
- a CDS encoding YkvI family membrane protein, with protein MVKKVFLQRWIRIYQVAATYIGTVVGAGFATGQEIFQFFTRNGALGTLAILLSTLLFIGIGYKTMTIAKLERCYSYQEFHVHLFGPKGSLFFNLMIPFLLLGGSGVMLSGMGALFEEQFHLPRQIGILLAMLLVILIVLKGLKGVLWVNGLFAPFILFMISLLGLHLLLEPPSFPATLDPWNFRWILSAILYTGLNLILSQAVLVPLGKETEDASILLWGSLFGGGGLGLMLLIGHEVMLRHQNLIQQAEIPLGTILHFLFPWAFVLYSLVILVEILTTLVGNTFGIMRQAESIASLPPLPSLLLVLLGAYLISHWGFRMLVSSLYPFIGGLGILYIVRIIFYPILPNKK; from the coding sequence ATGGTTAAAAAAGTATTTTTACAGCGGTGGATACGGATCTACCAGGTGGCCGCCACCTATATAGGCACGGTCGTAGGGGCGGGATTTGCCACAGGCCAGGAAATCTTTCAATTTTTCACCCGGAACGGTGCATTGGGCACCCTGGCCATTCTTCTTAGCACCCTCCTCTTCATTGGCATCGGATATAAAACGATGACGATCGCTAAATTGGAACGATGTTACTCTTATCAAGAATTTCATGTGCACCTGTTTGGACCCAAAGGAAGCCTCTTCTTTAACCTGATGATTCCTTTTCTTCTTTTAGGCGGGAGCGGCGTGATGCTTTCCGGTATGGGGGCTCTTTTTGAAGAACAGTTTCACCTCCCCAGACAAATAGGAATCCTTCTTGCCATGCTCCTCGTCATCCTCATTGTGCTGAAGGGATTAAAAGGTGTGCTGTGGGTAAACGGTCTTTTTGCCCCCTTTATCCTCTTTATGATCTCCTTGCTTGGCCTACATCTGCTGCTCGAGCCTCCTTCCTTTCCCGCAACACTTGATCCGTGGAATTTTCGATGGATCTTGTCCGCTATCCTCTACACAGGACTTAATCTCATCCTTTCCCAGGCGGTCCTCGTCCCTTTAGGAAAAGAGACGGAAGATGCTTCGATCCTTTTATGGGGCAGCCTCTTCGGGGGAGGGGGACTGGGATTGATGCTTTTGATTGGTCATGAGGTGATGCTCCGTCATCAAAACCTGATTCAACAGGCGGAAATCCCCTTGGGAACGATACTCCATTTCCTCTTTCCCTGGGCTTTTGTTCTTTATTCCTTGGTCATTCTGGTTGAAATCTTAACCACGTTGGTGGGAAATACCTTTGGCATCATGCGCCAGGCAGAATCCATCGCTTCTCTGCCCCCTCTTCCTTCCCTTTTGCTCGTCTTGTTGGGAGCTTACCTCATCAGCCACTGGGGATTCCGCATGTTGGTAAGTTCCCTTTATCCATTCATCGGCGGGCTTGGGATTCTTTATATCGTTCGCATCATTTTTTACCCAATTCTCCCAAATAAGAAATGA
- a CDS encoding PrkA family serine protein kinase produces MEDFLHKISEYRAREERLKWEGSFLEYLEIVKQKPYVTQTAHSRIYNMIKDAGIEEVDGVRDYKFFSREIFGLERAIEKLVEEYFHAAAKRLDVRKRILLLMGPVSGGKSTIVTMLKQGLERYSRTDRGALYGIKGCPMHEEPLHLIPQDLRGEFEEKYGVKIEGNLCPYCQMRLEEEFGGDVNGFAVERVIMSEAKRIGIGTFSPSDPKSQDIADLTGSIDFSTITEYGSESDPRAYRFDGELNKANRGMMEFQEMLKSDEKFLWNLLSLTQEGNFKAGRFALISADELIVAHTNETEYRNFIANKKNEALQSRMIVMRIPYNLKVKEEEKIYKKLISQSDVGHVHIAPHSLYTAAYFSILTRLKESKKQGVDLIKKLRLYNGEDVEGLNEGDLRELHEEHQDEGMSGIDPRYIINRISSALIRRDTECINALDVLRALKDGLDQHPSITKEERERYLNFISLARKEYDELAKKEVQKAFVYSYEESAKTLLDNYLDNVEAYSHHRKIQDPITGEEMEPDEKLMRSIEEQIGISENAKKAFREEILIRISTYARKGKKFDYNSHERLREAIEKKLFADLKDVVKITTSSKTPDENHLKKINEVTARLMDEYGYCAVCSNELLRYVGSLLNR; encoded by the coding sequence ATGGAAGATTTTCTGCATAAGATTAGCGAATACCGTGCCCGGGAGGAACGGTTGAAATGGGAAGGAAGTTTCCTCGAATATCTAGAGATTGTGAAACAGAAACCTTATGTGACTCAGACGGCCCATTCCCGCATTTACAATATGATTAAAGATGCCGGCATCGAAGAGGTAGATGGCGTGAGGGATTATAAATTTTTTAGCCGGGAGATCTTTGGCCTGGAGCGGGCCATCGAGAAGCTGGTGGAAGAATATTTCCACGCAGCGGCGAAACGACTCGATGTCCGCAAACGAATCCTGCTCTTGATGGGACCGGTAAGTGGAGGAAAGTCCACGATCGTTACCATGCTGAAACAGGGGCTGGAGCGGTACTCCCGGACCGATCGGGGTGCCCTCTATGGCATTAAGGGATGCCCCATGCATGAAGAGCCCCTTCATCTTATTCCCCAGGATCTGCGCGGTGAGTTTGAAGAAAAGTATGGGGTAAAGATTGAAGGGAATCTCTGTCCCTATTGCCAAATGCGGTTGGAAGAGGAGTTCGGCGGGGATGTGAACGGCTTTGCCGTTGAAAGAGTGATCATGTCGGAGGCGAAGCGGATCGGCATCGGCACTTTCAGCCCCTCCGATCCCAAATCCCAGGATATTGCCGATCTGACAGGAAGCATCGATTTTTCCACCATTACCGAATACGGATCTGAGTCGGATCCCCGGGCTTACCGATTTGATGGGGAACTGAACAAGGCGAATCGCGGGATGATGGAATTCCAGGAGATGCTGAAAAGTGATGAAAAATTCCTCTGGAACCTCCTTTCCCTCACCCAGGAAGGAAACTTTAAGGCGGGGCGGTTTGCCCTTATCTCCGCAGATGAGCTGATTGTGGCCCACACCAATGAAACGGAGTACCGCAATTTCATCGCCAATAAGAAGAATGAAGCCCTTCAGTCCCGGATGATCGTGATGCGTATTCCCTACAATTTGAAGGTGAAGGAAGAGGAGAAGATTTACAAGAAGCTCATCTCCCAAAGTGACGTGGGCCATGTCCACATCGCCCCCCACTCCCTTTACACGGCGGCCTATTTCTCCATCCTGACGCGATTAAAAGAATCAAAGAAGCAAGGGGTTGATTTGATCAAAAAGCTGCGTCTCTATAACGGAGAAGATGTGGAAGGGTTAAATGAGGGGGATCTTCGGGAACTGCATGAAGAACACCAGGATGAAGGGATGTCCGGGATTGATCCCCGCTATATTATTAACCGGATCTCCAGCGCGTTGATTCGCCGGGATACGGAATGCATCAATGCCTTGGATGTGCTGAGAGCCTTGAAAGACGGATTGGATCAACATCCCAGCATAACCAAAGAGGAACGGGAACGTTATCTCAATTTTATCTCCCTCGCCCGCAAAGAATATGATGAGCTGGCTAAGAAAGAGGTGCAGAAGGCCTTCGTCTATTCTTATGAAGAATCGGCCAAAACCTTGCTGGATAATTACCTGGATAACGTGGAGGCCTACTCCCACCACCGCAAAATTCAAGACCCCATTACCGGTGAGGAGATGGAACCGGATGAGAAACTGATGCGTTCCATCGAGGAACAGATCGGCATCTCCGAAAACGCGAAGAAAGCTTTCCGGGAGGAAATTCTGATCCGCATCTCCACCTATGCCCGCAAGGGGAAGAAATTCGATTACAACAGCCATGAACGCCTTCGGGAGGCGATTGAGAAGAAGCTCTTTGCCGATTTGAAGGATGTGGTGAAGATTACCACCTCCTCCAAAACCCCTGATGAAAACCATTTGAAGAAGATAAATGAGGTAACGGCCCGTCTGATGGATGAATACGGATACTGCGCCGTCTGCTCCAATGAGCTGCTCCGCTATGTGGGGAGTCTGTTAAACCGTTGA
- a CDS encoding pirin family protein, producing the protein MDILKKALPVHTVDGENAALKRIMPTHNLSYVDPFLMMDHFSLDQRAGFPDHPHRGFEIITYMLEGAFKHADSAGNEGIIQAGGLQRITAGRGIVHSEFPAFEGINSGIQLWINLERRLKGMEPSYQDVKREEIPERESDGIRVRTLVGEGSPVRIVQSMVYYDIAISQGKKGLFPIPGGFQPLIYILEGTGSFGGNRFPGTAGEVLIPERAAENGGLSVVAEEDLRFVLIAGQPIGERPVFRGSFVD; encoded by the coding sequence TTGGACATTCTAAAAAAAGCGTTGCCCGTCCATACGGTGGATGGGGAGAATGCGGCCTTAAAACGGATCATGCCGACGCACAACCTATCCTACGTCGATCCCTTTCTCATGATGGACCACTTTTCCCTGGATCAAAGGGCGGGGTTTCCCGATCATCCCCATCGGGGATTTGAGATTATCACCTATATGCTTGAAGGTGCGTTTAAGCATGCGGATAGTGCGGGGAATGAAGGGATCATTCAGGCGGGAGGACTGCAGAGAATTACCGCAGGGCGCGGGATTGTTCACTCGGAATTTCCTGCCTTCGAGGGAATAAACAGCGGGATTCAGCTGTGGATCAATCTGGAGCGCAGATTGAAAGGGATGGAACCCAGCTACCAGGATGTGAAGAGGGAAGAGATTCCCGAAAGAGAGTCGGATGGAATCCGGGTCCGAACGCTGGTGGGGGAAGGCTCCCCCGTTCGCATTGTACAGTCGATGGTCTACTACGATATTGCGATATCACAAGGGAAAAAAGGCCTTTTTCCCATTCCTGGAGGATTCCAACCCTTGATCTACATACTGGAGGGTACGGGAAGTTTTGGGGGGAACCGGTTCCCCGGTACGGCGGGAGAGGTTCTTATTCCGGAAAGGGCTGCGGAGAATGGCGGCCTGAGCGTCGTGGCGGAGGAGGATCTCCGCTTTGTCTTGATTGCCGGGCAGCCGATCGGGGAACGTCCCGTTTTTCGAGGCAGCTTTGTTGATTAA
- a CDS encoding undecaprenyl-diphosphate phosphatase yields MDLNLIALIMGIVEGLTEYLPISSTGHLILVGSWLGFTGETAKIFEVFIQLGSILAIAVLYRHRFYSFLTLAQFQKKGLNLLHIFLGILPAAVLGFVFYDWIKTLFSPYVVVFALLAGAILMIAAQLAKRKVTAESLDQLTYRQAFLIGLFQTLALWPGFSRAGATISGGLLLGASYKTAAEFSFLVAVPIMFGTTGFDLIKNLDVLHPQDFGVFAIGFVTAFVVAMLAVVTFLKVLNRLKLIPFAIYRILLAGVLFYYLYF; encoded by the coding sequence ATGGATTTAAACCTGATTGCCCTGATCATGGGGATTGTAGAGGGCTTAACGGAATACTTGCCCATCTCTTCCACAGGTCATTTAATCTTAGTTGGAAGTTGGCTTGGTTTTACGGGGGAAACGGCGAAGATCTTTGAGGTCTTTATCCAATTAGGCTCCATTTTGGCGATCGCGGTCTTGTATCGCCATCGCTTCTATTCCTTTTTGACGCTGGCCCAATTTCAGAAAAAAGGGTTGAATCTCCTCCATATCTTCTTGGGCATTCTCCCCGCCGCTGTTCTCGGTTTTGTCTTTTATGATTGGATCAAAACCCTTTTCTCCCCTTATGTGGTGGTTTTTGCCCTGTTGGCAGGAGCCATTTTAATGATTGCCGCCCAACTGGCGAAGCGAAAAGTGACGGCGGAAAGCCTGGATCAGCTTACATACCGGCAGGCTTTTTTGATCGGTCTATTTCAGACACTCGCCCTATGGCCCGGCTTCTCCCGCGCAGGGGCGACCATCTCCGGAGGGCTACTTCTCGGGGCCAGTTATAAGACGGCGGCCGAATTCTCCTTCCTTGTCGCCGTTCCGATCATGTTCGGGACAACCGGATTTGATCTCATCAAGAATCTAGATGTATTGCACCCGCAGGATTTCGGCGTCTTTGCGATTGGATTTGTGACCGCCTTTGTCGTGGCGATGCTGGCGGTGGTTACTTTTTTGAAGGTGCTCAACCGGTTAAAACTAATTCCCTTCGCCATATACCGCATTCTTTTGGCCGGGGTCCTCTTCTATTATCTCTATTTCTAA
- the yhbH gene encoding sporulation protein YhbH: MSNEAFVISQEDWSLHRKGYQDQMRHQEKVKEAIQNHLPDLVSEESIILSNGRDVVKIPIRSLDEYRFRYNYNKGKQVGQGDGNSKVGDVLGSDPQHQAGDGTGAGDQPGVDYYEAEISVEELEEILFKELTLPNLKPKNEMEIKTTQIEFNDVRKKGLMSNIDKKRTLLEAIRREALHGKKGNTRITNEDLRFKTWEEEVKYQSNAVVLAMMDTSGSMGNFEKYIARTFFFWMIRFLRKNYQNVEIVFIAHHTEAKEVTEDQFFTKGESGGTICSSVYAKALELVEKRYPPERYNIYPFHFSDGDNLSSDNERSVQLVEKLLVVSNQFGYGEINQYNRHSTLMGAFRSIKNPRFQAIMIRDKSDVYRALKLFFTDRAEREVG; this comes from the coding sequence ATGAGTAACGAGGCATTCGTGATCTCCCAAGAAGATTGGTCCCTCCACCGCAAAGGATATCAGGATCAGATGAGGCATCAGGAGAAGGTGAAGGAGGCCATTCAAAATCACCTACCCGACCTGGTGAGTGAAGAAAGCATTATCTTATCGAATGGGAGAGATGTGGTAAAAATTCCGATCCGTTCCTTGGATGAGTATCGTTTTCGGTATAATTACAACAAAGGAAAACAGGTGGGCCAAGGGGACGGAAACAGTAAAGTGGGGGATGTGTTGGGAAGCGATCCCCAGCACCAGGCCGGTGATGGGACCGGCGCAGGGGATCAACCGGGAGTGGATTACTATGAGGCGGAAATTTCCGTGGAAGAATTGGAAGAGATCCTGTTTAAGGAACTTACCCTTCCCAATCTAAAGCCGAAAAATGAGATGGAAATAAAGACAACCCAAATCGAATTTAACGATGTTCGGAAAAAGGGGCTGATGTCCAATATCGATAAAAAGAGAACCCTCCTGGAAGCGATCCGCAGGGAAGCCCTTCATGGAAAAAAAGGAAATACTCGCATTACCAATGAAGATCTTCGCTTTAAGACCTGGGAGGAAGAGGTGAAGTATCAATCCAACGCTGTCGTCCTGGCGATGATGGACACGAGCGGCAGCATGGGGAACTTTGAAAAGTATATCGCCCGCACCTTTTTTTTCTGGATGATTCGTTTCCTGCGGAAAAATTACCAGAATGTGGAGATCGTCTTTATCGCCCACCATACGGAGGCAAAAGAGGTGACCGAGGACCAATTCTTCACCAAAGGGGAAAGCGGAGGAACGATCTGCTCCTCTGTCTATGCGAAAGCTCTGGAATTGGTGGAAAAACGGTATCCTCCGGAACGGTATAACATCTATCCCTTTCATTTCTCCGACGGGGATAATCTCTCCTCGGACAACGAGCGAAGTGTCCAATTGGTAGAAAAGCTCCTTGTCGTCTCCAACCAGTTCGGATATGGGGAAATCAACCAGTATAACCGGCACAGTACCTTAATGGGAGCCTTCCGATCCATAAAAAACCCCCGATTTCAGGCGATCATGATTCGGGATAAGAGCGACGTTTACCGGGCCTTGAAATTATTCTTCACCGACAGGGCGGAGCGAGAGGTGGGATGA
- a CDS encoding HAD family hydrolase, protein MPIKAILFDLDGTLLPIDTDQFVAGYIRTLSEYVSHLVDPALFVKQLFASTAAMIRNRDPGKTNKDVFDEDFYPKVGNGEALIPLVDLFYAEEFPKLSAIVHPHPFTSDLIRTVKERGYRTAVATNPLFPKSAIEQRILWTGARPEQFEWITTYENSHFTKPNVEYYEELIERLKLPPEETLMVGNDVQEDMVAKEIGLKTYLVTDKKIDRGEPSYLPDGEGSLWDFYQDLLWGRGIFAEV, encoded by the coding sequence ATGCCCATTAAAGCAATTCTCTTTGATCTTGACGGAACACTTCTCCCCATCGATACGGACCAATTCGTGGCAGGATATATCCGTACATTATCGGAATATGTATCCCATCTGGTAGATCCCGCCCTTTTCGTGAAACAACTTTTTGCCTCGACGGCCGCCATGATTCGGAACCGGGATCCCGGGAAGACGAACAAAGATGTTTTCGATGAGGATTTTTACCCCAAAGTGGGAAACGGCGAGGCCTTAATCCCCCTGGTCGATCTCTTTTATGCAGAAGAGTTTCCGAAGCTATCGGCCATCGTCCATCCTCACCCCTTCACCTCCGATTTGATTCGCACCGTGAAGGAGAGGGGATACCGGACTGCGGTTGCCACCAATCCCCTCTTTCCCAAAAGCGCCATCGAGCAGCGGATTCTCTGGACAGGAGCTCGCCCCGAACAGTTTGAGTGGATTACCACCTACGAAAACAGCCACTTTACCAAACCCAATGTGGAATATTATGAGGAGCTGATCGAACGGTTGAAGCTGCCCCCGGAAGAGACCCTGATGGTGGGGAATGATGTTCAGGAAGATATGGTGGCGAAGGAAATAGGCCTTAAAACCTACCTGGTTACCGATAAGAAGATCGACCGGGGGGAGCCGAGCTACCTACCGGATGGAGAAGGAAGCCTTTGGGATTTTTATCAGGACCTGTTATGGGGAAGAGGGATTTTTGCTGAGGTATGA
- a CDS encoding trypsin-like peptidase domain-containing protein: protein MKMRNLFLAFLAGVLLMGGIWATSQNNQYFNGSKAYADPGSATNATTASAPVNLPITSDNIIAEMVKQAGPAVVRIETTTTIRQNQSFNDPFRQFFDLPFDIPSQRQTSALGSGFIINQDGYILTNNHVIDQADTIQVFMSGEDKPITAKLVGRDPELDLAVIKINSNGKLPYLKLGDSDAIQVGEWSVAIGNPYGLDHTVTVGVISAKGRPLTINGQNFKNLLQTDASINPGNSGGPLLNLKGEVIGINTAINAQGQGLGFAIPINTAKSVLDDLITKGKVSHPWIGVGVQDLTKDLSSYLGLTIDKGVLIAQVFSNSPAEKAGLQQGDVVVEIDRQKVETSQQLVDIISKAKVGDVKNFLINRGGTLKTITVRVGEKSYN, encoded by the coding sequence ATGAAGATGCGTAATCTCTTCTTGGCCTTCTTGGCAGGAGTATTGCTCATGGGTGGGATCTGGGCCACTTCGCAAAACAATCAATATTTTAATGGGAGTAAAGCGTATGCCGACCCTGGAAGCGCGACAAATGCGACTACCGCATCCGCACCGGTAAATCTTCCTATCACATCGGACAATATTATCGCCGAGATGGTGAAACAAGCCGGACCCGCCGTGGTGAGAATTGAAACCACCACCACGATTCGGCAGAACCAGTCCTTTAACGATCCGTTTCGCCAATTTTTCGATCTCCCCTTTGACATTCCCAGTCAACGACAAACTTCAGCGTTGGGATCAGGCTTCATCATCAATCAAGACGGGTATATTCTCACCAATAACCATGTGATCGACCAGGCCGATACGATTCAGGTCTTTATGTCCGGAGAAGATAAACCGATCACGGCAAAGTTGGTCGGGCGGGATCCGGAATTGGATCTGGCCGTGATTAAAATCAATTCAAACGGGAAGCTCCCTTACCTGAAATTGGGGGATTCCGATGCCATTCAGGTGGGTGAATGGAGCGTTGCCATCGGGAATCCCTACGGACTGGATCACACCGTAACCGTCGGGGTGATTAGCGCGAAAGGGCGTCCGCTCACCATCAATGGCCAGAACTTCAAAAACCTCTTGCAAACCGATGCCTCCATCAATCCCGGGAATAGCGGCGGTCCTCTTCTCAACCTTAAAGGAGAGGTGATCGGCATCAATACGGCGATCAATGCCCAAGGGCAAGGTCTTGGTTTCGCCATTCCCATCAACACGGCGAAGAGTGTATTGGATGATCTGATTACGAAGGGGAAGGTTTCCCATCCCTGGATCGGTGTAGGGGTGCAGGATTTGACGAAAGATCTATCCAGCTATCTTGGCCTAACTATTGATAAGGGTGTCCTGATCGCCCAGGTCTTCAGCAACAGCCCGGCAGAAAAGGCGGGTTTACAGCAGGGAGATGTGGTCGTAGAAATTGATCGGCAAAAGGTGGAAACCAGTCAACAGTTGGTTGATATCATCTCCAAGGCGAAGGTGGGGGACGTAAAGAATTTCCTCATCAACCGGGGAGGAACCTTAAAGACGATTACCGTTCGAGTGGGTGAAAAGAGCTATAATTAA
- the wrbA gene encoding NAD(P)H:quinone oxidoreductase — protein sequence MMSVKLAIVYYSSTGTNYQLAQWAAEAGKEAGAEVKVLKVPELAPPAAIEQNPAWKAHLEATRDVPTATTDDLEWADAILFSVPTRFGNMASQMKQFLDTTGGLWAQGKTVNKVVSAMTSAQNPHGGQEATILSLYTTMYHWGAIVVTPGYTDSSIFAAGGNPYGTSVSVDQNGKMIEDVEQAVKHQTKRLLTVAEWVKKGLGK from the coding sequence ATGATGTCCGTAAAACTTGCCATCGTCTACTACAGTTCCACAGGAACCAATTATCAGTTAGCCCAATGGGCAGCGGAAGCCGGCAAGGAGGCCGGGGCGGAAGTGAAAGTGTTAAAAGTTCCTGAGCTGGCCCCTCCTGCGGCGATTGAACAAAATCCCGCCTGGAAAGCTCATCTTGAAGCCACGCGGGACGTGCCCACCGCAACCACCGATGATCTGGAATGGGCGGACGCCATCCTCTTCAGCGTACCGACCCGGTTCGGCAATATGGCTTCACAAATGAAGCAATTCCTCGATACGACGGGGGGCCTTTGGGCGCAGGGGAAGACCGTAAACAAAGTGGTAAGCGCCATGACATCGGCGCAAAACCCCCATGGCGGGCAAGAGGCCACCATCCTTTCCCTCTATACCACGATGTATCACTGGGGGGCGATCGTCGTGACGCCCGGATACACCGATTCGTCCATCTTCGCAGCGGGAGGCAATCCGTATGGGACCAGCGTCTCCGTCGATCAGAACGGGAAGATGATCGAAGATGTGGAGCAAGCGGTGAAGCACCAAACGAAACGCTTGCTTACGGTGGCCGAGTGGGTCAAAAAGGGCCTGGGAAAGTAA
- a CDS encoding aldo/keto reductase yields MPEHISDCTILNNGVKMPWLGLGVYKAREGDEVVGAVKSALETGYRSIDTAAFYENERGVGRGIKESGVPREEIFVTTKVWNSQQGYESTLQAFEESRRKLGLEYIDLYLIHWPVKGKYKETWKALEKLYKDGWVRAIGVSNFQIHHLQDVLEDCEVKPAVNQVEYHPYLTQKELHTFCRENGIQLEAWSPLARGQILDHPTIVELERKYNKTPAQIVLRWDLQHEVVTIPKSVNPQRIKENADIFDFQLSAEDMERLDGMNINRRIGPDPDHFDF; encoded by the coding sequence ATGCCCGAGCACATTTCCGATTGCACGATTTTGAACAACGGGGTGAAGATGCCCTGGTTGGGTCTTGGCGTATACAAGGCCAGGGAAGGCGACGAGGTGGTGGGCGCGGTGAAATCTGCTTTAGAGACGGGCTATCGCAGCATCGATACCGCAGCCTTCTATGAAAACGAAAGGGGTGTGGGGAGAGGCATCAAGGAATCGGGAGTCCCTCGGGAAGAGATTTTTGTGACCACCAAGGTTTGGAATTCCCAGCAGGGGTACGAATCCACCCTTCAAGCCTTTGAAGAAAGTCGCCGCAAACTGGGTCTGGAGTATATCGACCTCTATCTGATTCACTGGCCGGTCAAGGGGAAATATAAAGAGACCTGGAAAGCTCTCGAAAAGTTATATAAGGATGGATGGGTCCGTGCCATCGGCGTAAGCAATTTTCAGATTCATCACCTGCAGGATGTGCTGGAAGACTGTGAGGTTAAACCTGCCGTAAACCAGGTGGAGTATCATCCCTATTTGACACAAAAGGAGTTACATACGTTTTGCCGGGAAAACGGGATCCAACTGGAAGCATGGAGCCCTCTCGCCAGGGGACAAATCCTCGATCATCCGACGATTGTGGAACTTGAGCGTAAATATAACAAAACCCCGGCGCAAATCGTCCTGCGCTGGGATCTGCAGCACGAAGTGGTCACGATCCCGAAATCTGTGAACCCTCAGCGGATCAAAGAGAATGCCGATATTTTCGACTTTCAACTTTCCGCAGAGGATATGGAACGTTTGGATGGCATGAACATTAACCGACGAATCGGACCGGATCCGGATCATTTTGATTTTTAA